TTCGTGCGTGGGTGAAAGGGGCGTCCATGGGAGTGTGCAGTTCAAGCACCGACATAatcctttgtttgttttctcacaacacacacacacacatacagacacaaacacacacacacgcgctatCCACAGCCGTGGGAAGCATAGGTATCGAAGCGCTAATGAGACAGCACAGCTGCCACGCGAAGAAAGTAAAGGTGGATAACATTGTTACCTGTAAATATCTTGTATAGGCCATACACTAAGCAGAAGATGCTGAAAATCAAGCTATTTGTAATAGGTTAATTaggaggaggagcagaagAGATCGAGATATCCCGGTCGGCGTCTGGCGGGTCTGGCGACACTTACTTTGGTACCCCGGGCGGGACAGAGCTTTCTCTTCGGAATCGGTTTTAAACCTCCACTCCAATCTCGAACCATAGAGAGCCAAGTCGAAGATAGGCCGGAACGAACGGTTGCCTGCTAGTTGCCATTCAACTATTAATAGACGATAAGTCCAGCACTGCAGCAATGCGGTGTGGTGCCACAGCCGGAAAATGCAGTATTCTCATTGGGTTTTCTTTCAGCCAAGTTACCTGCtataggtgtgtgtgtattttcctGTTGTACAAATTGTACTGTTTCATACCAAATTACACCACCAtggtaggtggtggtggtgttgcgtTTTCCCCCTCCTTTTCCGTAGACACATGTTGAGAGGGGAgtacgagaaagagagagggagatagaGAACAAAAatgctagaaaaaaaaacagaaaaactaaTCAAACGTAAAGGATGAattgatttgtaaaaaaaaagataacaaaaCAGAGAGCATAAGTGTTGCCGTGCGTTAAGATTTCAATTAGTTTGAATACCTCGCTCCTGTAGTGGGAACACAGGTTTTGCACCATCAAGTGCGCCCGTACAATAATCGTAGTGTTAGACGCTAAAATGTGTTAGTAGTCGTTTCACTGCTACCAAACAATATCTATACTTGTGCTTTCATTTAGACAGTTACTACTATAGTTTTCCATCAATGATCCCTTGTAACCCTTCagtccttctctctctctcaaactCGCTCCTTCTCTCATACTTTCCCGAGCAAACACCATACGATAAACACACGTGCTCAGCAGAATTATACTATGTAAGTGAAACTTAAATAATGATTACTTAAGATGTAAGTGCATGTGAAGTATGTAAGATATTATGAAAACGTTCAACCAAACGGTGGtgacgatgatgaagatgatgaggTGGTGTAGAAGCTCTCgtaagacatttttttttcaaaaagcaCTCCctgaaaaaaggaaggaaagaaaattaCGCCTAGGTTTCCTGGAAAAGATCCGAATGAAAAATAGCGAACTTCTctcatttaaatgatttaaattaatttaaaaaataatgattgtTTGCCGCTTCCAAGATGCGCTGCAATGTACACCGCCTGTTGGCTCGTGCTTAAAGGAACTCTTGCACCACGATGTGTTGCTAGAGCCataaacaaatgtttttgttttgttcgttgttGCATCCTGTACGGTAATGGTTTGGTTTCAATGAAGCCCCTGCtccgctgcacacacacacacatgcagcgGCAGATAGAGGAAAGTGTGATAgaacaaaatttgttttgtatctttaATGCTAATCTCGATGTACACACCCCGGCAAACAACTACAATACACAAGCCATGTGTAAGAATAAGGCGACAGAACATTTGGTCAAGGAAATAACACAACAGTCGATATATGTTACGCTAAAGTACGTTCTACAGTGACATTGGTTTTCCTCACATCACACCCCACAAACATACATATAGGTTAGAGGAGAGAATAAAACATCAAATTAAAACGTTAAATAGAAAGTAAACCAACACGCAGCTAAAAAACTGAAGtcattaaatgaaaaaaaaagaaaagaaaaataaaccaaaacaGATCGTCGTACTGCACGAGGATCGTACATAACTGGAAGAAAACATACAATAAACAATGTGATCAATTGAGTAAACTTAAAGAGTGGAAGGGGTAAACACATAAAAagtgaaaagtaaaaaaaacacagaaaaagaaaccacTATGTAGTAAGATCATCTTTTTAAGAGTTAGTTGTTAATAGTCTCGTAGAAGGAGTGCAAAAGTGGAGGGAAAATacttacacacaaacaaacatacacacatacattgcATACATTGTAAGAGTCACAGGAGCTATCGAGCTAGAGGCGCTCAAAGGCCaaagaagaacaacaaaacaatgatGAAGAAACGTATTTCACTTACCTTGAACAACGCAGACACAGTTTATTTGTAATCCCAGCAACCATCAATCCGCAACAGGACGAAATAAAATGACGTTTACTTGAGTGATTAGAACTGgggtcgttttgttttgcgcacTGTTTTGTAATGGAAGTTTTGGTACTAAAAACTGGCAGAGAGCTGACGAAAATCAATCATACTGGAGTAAGTGAAAATCATTTATAATTAACATTTATAATTTTCCTTATGAAAAAGTTAATTTCAAGCTCAAGTTGAATTGCATGGTGAACTTAACCTATTTGAAAACTGTTAAATAACTATCCAAATCTAACAAATATTATTGATTGCACCACTGGGGATTTTGCAGTCCTATTGCCTATTCGTAGTTCAAAATTACTCTGAATAAACTGAAGTTAGCTGCACAGCGTAAAGTTCTACCTTTTGCACCACACCACTACCCAGTTTACAAGAACTATCTTGCACATGCATGATATATGTTTAATGCCCTTCACTTTGATACAATAGAGCACAGAAGAACACAAAAACTGCCCCCAAAAAAAGATGCGATAGCCGAAGAAGTCAATTGTTGTTTATTGTCTTTCAATCCTGCAATAATATAAAAGCCACAGAATGGAAGTGAATAGAGCTTAatcatttcctttctttttagCCATATTTTGGCATGGCGAGCCTTCGTTTAATATATTACCAAAGtgtatttcaatttattattcGTTTTTGACACTTCtcaaaagttgttttttcttttcaattttatgCTTCATTTTTCTGCAGCAAACGCTTCTTGTTGCCTGCTAGCTTCAGCTTCAGACCACTGTTATTACTACATAGAACACTAGCCAAACACTTTTGCAACTGCTTCTTGCAAGATACTATTAAGAAGCGgattaaaaaaacagatacaaaacaacaaccaaacgtGACGTAGTGAACTTAAAACTGAAATAATGCGATAAGATATGAGTTTAAAAAAGGAATCAAAAGTAAATTTGTTTGCGTGTGAATTACGATTGAATAACAAATTGAACACAGAACCATTCACACTGCTACACTGAATTATCGAATAAAGATTTAATTTGTTAAGATGCAAACATTACTGCAGTTACTTAttattgccttttttttcgttgcttccTCTATGTTACAATTAAATatgtaataaaaatgaaagaaagaaatatatttGATAACATTCAAGAACAActtgtaaaattaaattacatgATTAAAACCAATTCAAATATGCTgctttttcattaaaatatttgcttaatttttttgtacatttattTTCCATGTTAACTTGTACATTTTTGTCTACGTCAACGCTCCATTCCAACCCAACCAACAACTGTGTACACAATTTGGAGTGCACTGTAATCGTTATTACGAACGCATCGTACAAACTTAACGATCGTGTAGTGAAAATGTAAAGCATATTTGCAGAGCGATTCTAAATTTAGCTAAAAATAAACTGATGGTGCTTTCGTTTCAATCTTATTTCGcttgttttgataaatttaaacaaGTGAATTGTGTGAATTAAATCATTGTAGCacatattttcaaataatttcTAAAGAAGGCGTCCAGACTCGGCAATGGcaagtaggtgaccgctaactggatgtgttttaactggagtgcttttaactggaggttcgctaactggagtgattctcaattaacgaacacttaaacgtcaaaacaagaaacatccggaatctcatgaagagaaatttgtggcaaatgtgcatttttcaaacaaatttagggtcttttacctacgtttgctattaatttatgttattacacgAATTACTATCAGAGGCGGATTTATCCATCTCGGGGCCCTAAGCGGGAGATAGAATTGGGGCCCCTGGTTTCCTCAAATTTCAGATAATTATATCGCATTTTTATGAATATCTTGGTACGAATACCAAATATATCATCCTGATTTCGTTAGGGATAAATTTTCTTCTGTCGTTTTTTATGGCAGTTAGTTAATTACTTAATAGCATCTATAGTCTTCGTGTAATCAAACTAAcatattttgcatatttttaggaTGTGCATCATCGTTGTTTCCGGTAGTGCAAAAGCCAAAACTATGTTCAAATACTAGCTTTACTAGTTTTACTAGTGTTTGGTGTAAGGAAGCATTTCATTCTCTGTAGTAGTTTTTCAACACAAGTACGTATTATGTCGTTTTTCTAAGCTAAGAGTCTTTTacattgaaatgaatcaaTGAACAATGAAATGATAAACTGTAGTTATTAAAACTCCAGATTTTCCGAATTTCAGTACAGATCTAGGCATATCTGGAAAATCGGACAAAAAATCTGAATGTTACTCATTTatacttttgtatttttaaagcAGAGTTTGCAATACATTTGTTTGCTGATTCATATACATGAGCAGTGAAAGCCACTACACAAAGCTTGTGTGATTTTCTATTTCACAGATACATAAAATGTGCCTGAAATCCAAGCGACACCACAAAGATTATCCAGCACTAGCGTATTTGTAGTCTTTTCGTCTTTGCAATCAATACCGTTTAGGAAgttcttaaaaaaatataaattaaacgTCCCAGGAGCTTCTTTATGACTTATTATCAGGAGaggatttattgtttttaatatggAAGAGTGCGAATGTgtgtaaaatttgttttggcCTTCAAAATTTATCTCCAAAGTTCGTAACAACTTTTAATTGCTATAAACGTTATCAACACATTCCACACACTTACTTGTAAGAATGTACTACTTTGAGAATGATTTAGTTTTCCGTTCATTTGTGCATTAATAACAAAGAATCAATCGCTTATAAAAGTGAACTAACATGTGGAGGTTTAGCTCGGGGCCCCCTTTAGGCcggggccccccgcggccgctcagtccgcttgtaggaaaatccgccactgattactatactttatatcaacataaatgaaaaaatgtttggtatgtttattccagtcaacgccaatcaaaacaatcaatccatagaaacgtcactccagttagcgaacattgttcgttaactggagcttgttcacctctcagttagcggtcacctactgtacaaACGCTTACTAGGTTACTATGATTAAGGGGTACTTATACTAACACGGTGAGGTGACTTAATTAGAAGGTGGGCTTGCACTATTAATCTAGATAAGTTTTTAAATTCTAAAATAAATCTAGATAATCCCTACAGAATTGATAGGAAATATCCACATTTGTGTCATAAGCTGTGCGTATTTCTAATACTTATTAATGTAATAGAAGAGCATCAAGTTTGAACTAAAAATGTGCCACATAGTCGTCCTCACTCTTATCAAATTACCATCACCAATACGTCTACCCAATACAGACATTAATAATACATAGTTTGACCCTCACTTCGATCCAACAACTCTCTCACGCCGCCCTTAGATCGATAGACATGGTCGGGCGTTTCGGAACAGCATTACGTCATTTCTGAAAACGTGCCCATATAGCCAATGCGGCGTCACcgaagcaaacaacaaccaccccTGCCGCACCACTGCTGCGGCTTCCGGATCTTCCGCCTGATCTTCGCCCTCTACGGGCCGAACGCAAACACAGCTGAGCTGGTGTAGAGTTATGTTTAGCACGATCAGTAAAGCATTCCACTGCCGgtttaccaccaccatcgccagtCAGCGAGAGTTTAGGAGAGCGGTGAAGATCGTTCAAGCTCGCACGCCTGATCTAGCGGCCTGAACTCAGTCCGTTTCTAAACTTCACCGCGCGTTCATCGGAAGGTCTGGTAGCCACAAGTCCAACCGATCGGGTTTAGAATTTTAAATAAGAACCAATGGCAAAGGAAGAATCAAAGTACGGCTTTAAGGATAAGGCCAAGGCCGAGGAGTCGCTGGAGCTGCTGAAGAGCGAGGATCACAAGTACCAGCTGCTGACGGTGCGCGGTCTGATCGGACGGGCGAAGCGTGTGCTGACATGTGAGTGTAGCCTAGCAACGCATCACGATGATGTCATTGCATATTTGGTCAAAAATGAGCTAACGCAACATTGAGGACAAGTGTGGGCAAGCTTAAATCTTTGCTTTCTCCCACTTTCGGGTGAAACTGCTTGGCGCTAGTGGCGGTGAGGtaatcattatttttaatcGTCTCACGCTCGTTTCTAATAATGTTGTGCGATTGTGCGTAAATTTAGATTGAAGCAGATCAAAACAAACGGATTTAAAtcggtttgtttttcgttgcGTTTTATGACCTATTTAAATACCATCTGGCTGCAGACAGTGTTTCTCAAAGGAGCACTAAAATGTCAAGTGtagatttaaaatattttatttcaattcgtCATATGATTGCTTTCAGTGACGAAGGCTGAGGACAAGATAAACAACATAAAGGCTGCGATCGAAACGTTCGAGCAGTGGCTGGAAGCAAACAGCACCTCCAGCACCAAAAACGCTAAGCCGAAGGATGCAGAAGACAAGGTGGAAACTGTGCCAGGGTTGGGTTTCAAGGACAAGCAGGCGGCTGAACAAACGCTGAGGTAATTGAAAAACTGCGTCATGCGTTATTTCATTACTTAACGCCCCAAAAATTTCGACTTACTTACTCTTCTCCCTAAAGCATCCTAGAAGGCCGCGATCCCGATTATCAGAAGCTAGCCATCAAGGGACTGATCGGTAGCGCGAAGCGCGTTATCCCTGCCACCAAGAACGAGGAGAAGCTAAGCTCGATCAAGCAAGCGGTGGCACTGTTTGAAGACTTTCTCGACCGGTTCGATCGGGAGGAGCGGGGCAAGCAAAATATGCCGTACCTTTCGATCGACTTGATACGTCAACTGCCCGCACCGCAGGAGGAGCAATCGGACAAGCTGGCGGTGGAATTTCTCGCCTGCTATGAAACGCAGGCCAAAGGCAACTACAAACATTTGCGCACCAAAGCACCCAAGGACCCAGGCTCGAAGACGTGGGACATTGTGCGAAATGCGAAACTGCAGGCACTGAAACCAGACAGCAGTGTGAAGTTATTCGATCAGGACGGTAAGCCTACCGAGCTGCACTTGCAGATGGTACAGTGGGCGTACAGCCCACAGGTGGAGAAGCTGAAGAGCTATGCGAACAGTTTGGCGAGCAGTGGCAAATCGACAACACCGTCCAGGAAACGATCGCACTCTTCCAGCTCATCTTCGGAGGAGGAGTCAAAGGCGAAGGAGAGTAAGAAAGATCGCAAAAAGTCgaagaaataaataacaaataattgTACAAAGCAAGCAAGCATGATCCGCCTAGGTCGACTAATGAAAAGGGTAATGATAAATTGACGATTAACCTTCGCTGGTTTGGCTGCTGATGTTGACTGAGAAAGTTGTGtgggtttaaaataaaaaaaaatctttctttttcttaattattgttttaaatattttctgaAATATTCTAATTAATTGATtaatattgcataccttccctctgaataaaaaaaccatattgcatacctttaggcgctttCCATCGACACATTCCGAAATTCAACAAGATAAAGCGCAACGAACTTTTCAGCGCGCTGGTGGAGTTGGTACGATGACACTTTagtactttttatttttaccgttttttttcggTTAAGATAAGATTTCTTACACTCGCAACGGAACAAAATACAAATGCTTCtgaacgcctaaaagtatgcaattatttcatattttttctcAACACAATTATTTGCTAAACAAGCTCGACCGTAGTCTATTGGGATGTTACATGGAGTAAACATGTCCGGTATATGAGAAATATCAGTTTATGTAAAGTCTCAAATAACTAAACTTGTGGTAAAAATTTATGGGAATTGATTGCGTAAtgtaatgttatttttctatttaaagcatacaataaaattgatcaatttctaattattatttgcacttttttgctaaagttaaatcaaaattaatattaatatatgcataataaatacataaaaaataataagttGATTTTTCACTTGTACACAGTTCTGTTTATGTATGCCTTTTTTC
This genomic interval from Anopheles merus strain MAF chromosome 3L, AmerM5.1, whole genome shotgun sequence contains the following:
- the LOC121598481 gene encoding uncharacterized protein LOC121598481 — encoded protein: MAKEESKYGFKDKAKAEESLELLKSEDHKYQLLTVRGLIGRAKRVLTLTKAEDKINNIKAAIETFEQWLEANSTSSTKNAKPKDAEDKVETVPGLGFKDKQAAEQTLSILEGRDPDYQKLAIKGLIGSAKRVIPATKNEEKLSSIKQAVALFEDFLDRFDREERGKQNMPYLSIDLIRQLPAPQEEQSDKLAVEFLACYETQAKGNYKHLRTKAPKDPGSKTWDIVRNAKLQALKPDSSVKLFDQDGKPTELHLQMVQWAYSPQVEKLKSYANSLASSGKSTTPSRKRSHSSSSSSEEESKAKESKKDRKKSKK